The DNA sequence AGGCAATTTTCTTTTTCATCTTTTTTGAGGATAGAAGTGAGTCCCTGAAAGGACAGAAATGTACGAAAAGCCAATTTATCAATTTTATTGAAAAATAGCATTTCCGTTTTTATGCCGACAGCACAGGGCATAAAAAAAGCGGAACATGAAGTCCGCTTTTTTTAATTTTTTTTAGTCGTTATGAGTAACGTATTGATCCCATTTGGCCAGCACATTGGTGAAGTCCTCAGGAAGTTCGCACTCAAACTGCATCCATTCTTTACTGATCGGGTGCTCAAAACCAAGCGATTTGGCATGCAAAGCCTGCCGAGGCATAATCTTGAAACAATTATCAACAAACTGCTTGTATTTTGAGAATGAGGTACCTTTCAGTATTTTATTTCCTCCGTACATGGCATCACTGAAAAGTGGGTGGCCAAGGTATTTCATATGTGCACGAATCTGGTGTGTACGCCCTGTTTCAAGGTTACACTGAATCATGGTGACATAGCGCAATGGCTTGATTACTTTATAGTGGGTGATGGCTACGCGACCGAAATCCCCTTCAGGGAAAGCATCAACAACCCGACGATCTTTCAAAGATCGGCCAATGTTTACATTGATGGTCCCTTCCTGCTCTTTGGGCTCTCCCCAAACTAAAGCGTTGTAGGTACGCTCAATGCTGTGGTCAAAAAACTGGCGGGCCAATCCCGACATTGCCTGCTCCGTTTTGGCAATCACCAACAAACCACTGGTGTCTTTATCAATTCGGTGAACCAAGCCTGGGCGTCCGGTGTTACCTTCCATTTCTGGCAGGTTTTTAAAGTGATACGCAAGGGCATTCACCAAAGTGCCAGACCAGTTCTGGTGCGCTGGGTGTACTACCATCCCCGCTTCCTTGTTCACAACCAACAAATGGTCGTCTTCATATACAATATTTAGGGGGATGTCCTCAGGCACCACATCGGTATCGCGTGGCGGCTCTGGCATGGCCATGACCACTACATCCTCAGGGTGTAATTTGTGGTTGGGCTTTACGGTTTTATCATTGACGGTGATGAAACCATCTTTGATTCCCTTCTGAATCTTACTACGGCTCGCATTGGGCAGCTTGTCCATCAAGAATTTATCCAGGCGGATAATGGCTTGTTTGGGATCTGCTACGATACGATGATGTTCATATAACTCATTGATTTCTTCATCGAAAAAATCATTTTTTTCTTCACTCATAAGCTTGAATTTCAACCGCAAAGGTAGGTGCATGAACCCGAAAGTCCAAAGAGAGGACAAAATAAAGCCCCAAGCACAGCTTGAGGCAGATCTTTATTAACTTTTAACTTTTCTTAATTTAATTATTCCAACAGTATTCAGGATCTTAATGATAAGATAGGTGGGGTCGATCTCCCACCACTTTACACCAAAGTTCGGGCGATGCCCCATAGAGTGGTGATTGTTATGGTAAGATTCGCCCATCATCAGAAAATCTACTGGCAAAAGGTTCTTGGAGGTATCCGACACATCAAAGTTACGGTACCCGTATTTGTGCGCAAACCAGTTGATAATAACCCCATGAACAGGAGCAAGAAGAAATTGTACTGGCAGCAATAGCCACAAAAGGATATGATCGGCAAAGGCAACGTAAAAGGCAACATATACCAAACCCCAGCCGATTCTTGAAACCCAGCTTGAAGCGAATAGATCAAAACTTTTCCATTCGGGTACACCACGGGTAAATCTTTTTTCTACTTCGGTTCTGCTGTAAAGAATATCGGTGAAGATTTTCTTGGTGCGGAACATCATATAAAAAAGGTTCTTGTCGTAAATCGGGGAATGTGGGTCTTTCTCAGTATCTGCAAAAGCATGGTGCATACGGTGCAATACGCCATAAGCATAGGGGCTCAGGTAACTTGAGCCTTGCCCAATCCATGTCAGGATAAAAAAGACCTTTTCGGTTTTTTTCGACATGGAGAATGTTTTATGAGCTGCATATCTGTGCAGAAAGAAGGTCTGGAAAAACAGGGAGAAATACCAGGTAAAGATAAAGAAAAGAATAACTGCCATACGGAGGTAATAAAGAGTCAATAAAAGCTTTTGCTTATATGACAATCATCACCTCTGTTTGTGACAATTAAAAGAAATTATTTTGTGTCTTCTTTCAAGAAGTTGATGAAATCGTCCAAATTTCCCTCTCTACTTGCT is a window from the Persicobacter psychrovividus genome containing:
- a CDS encoding RluA family pseudouridine synthase, with protein sequence MSEEKNDFFDEEINELYEHHRIVADPKQAIIRLDKFLMDKLPNASRSKIQKGIKDGFITVNDKTVKPNHKLHPEDVVVMAMPEPPRDTDVVPEDIPLNIVYEDDHLLVVNKEAGMVVHPAHQNWSGTLVNALAYHFKNLPEMEGNTGRPGLVHRIDKDTSGLLVIAKTEQAMSGLARQFFDHSIERTYNALVWGEPKEQEGTINVNIGRSLKDRRVVDAFPEGDFGRVAITHYKVIKPLRYVTMIQCNLETGRTHQIRAHMKYLGHPLFSDAMYGGNKILKGTSFSKYKQFVDNCFKIMPRQALHAKSLGFEHPISKEWMQFECELPEDFTNVLAKWDQYVTHND
- a CDS encoding acyl-CoA desaturase yields the protein MAVILFFIFTWYFSLFFQTFFLHRYAAHKTFSMSKKTEKVFFILTWIGQGSSYLSPYAYGVLHRMHHAFADTEKDPHSPIYDKNLFYMMFRTKKIFTDILYSRTEVEKRFTRGVPEWKSFDLFASSWVSRIGWGLVYVAFYVAFADHILLWLLLPVQFLLAPVHGVIINWFAHKYGYRNFDVSDTSKNLLPVDFLMMGESYHNNHHSMGHRPNFGVKWWEIDPTYLIIKILNTVGIIKLRKVKS